A genomic window from Silene latifolia isolate original U9 population chromosome Y, ASM4854445v1, whole genome shotgun sequence includes:
- the LOC141627625 gene encoding protein FAR1-RELATED SEQUENCE 5-like — MIFATFTGVDHHKRCVTFRAGLLINESKESFSWLFTRFLEAMGGRYPVCIITDEDLGIEGGLKKVFKDKVHHRYCMWHILKKFPEKVEPVICRETEFLKEINSCVWGEDVESAEFEERWTAIVEAHGLTDNEWLQEKYGIRQFWIPAYFRDLFLGGLMRTTSRYTTRAQSKLIAQSKYWFPDLATPLDLEKHAAETYTPRIFEEFKVEIKAACFTCAIGDKEKDKNHAILYIDVKDRERNKDYKLGYKTAEVKLVCNCKKFERHGILCRHILCVLKDYGFEKIPSKYLLNRRSKLATCQPIFNSGGELLADCRSVDAQKNKLTELWS, encoded by the exons ATGATATTCGCCACTTTCACAGGGGTGGATCATCATAAGAGATGTGTAACTTTTAGGGCTGGGCTTCTTATTAATGAGAGCAAGGAGTCATTTTCTTGGTTATTTACGAGATTCCTAGAAGCTATGGGGGGTCGTTATCCTGTGTGTATAATAACTGACGAAGATTTGGGGATAGAAGGAGGACTTAAGAAAGTCTTTAAAGATAAAGTGCACCatagatattgcatgtggcacatattGAAGAAGTTTCCAGAGAAGGTAGAGCCTGTGATATGTAGAGAAACTGAGTTTTTGAAAGAGATAAACTCATGTGTTTGGGGCGAAGATGTGGAGTCTGCTGAATTTGAGGAAAGATGGACAGCCATTGTGGAAGCTCATGGGTTGACGGATAATGAGTGGCTTCAGGAAAAGTATGGCATTAGACAATTTTGGATTCCAGCTTACTTTCGTGACTTGTTCTTAGGAGGGTTGATGAGAACAACCTCGAG ATACACAACGAGGGCTCAATCAAAACTGATTGCACAATCTAAGTACTGGTTTCCTGACTTGGCTACTCCTCTAGACCTAGAAAAGCATGCAGCAGAAACCTACACTCCGAGAATTTTCGAGGAGTTCAAAGTGGAAATAAAAGCAGCATGCTTTACATGTGCCATTGGGgacaaagaaaaagataagaatcaTGCAATTCTCTACATAGACGTCAAGGATCGTGAGAGAAATAAAGACTATAAGTTGGGTTATAAGACAGCTGAAGTAAAACTAGTATGCAATTGCAAGAAATTTGAAAGACATGGAATACTCTGTCGACATATTCTCTGTGTCCTTAAAGATTATGGTTTTGAGAAAATTCCAAGCAAATACCTACTTAATAGGCGGAGCAAACTAGCAACCTGCCAGCCAATCTTCAATTCTGGCGGGGAGTTGCTTGCTGATTGCAGATCAGTCGATGCACAAAAGAACAAACTGACTGAATTGTGGTCATAA